The following are encoded together in the Kingella negevensis genome:
- a CDS encoding MmcQ/YjbR family DNA-binding protein, with amino-acid sequence MPTQREWLTQHIANQYGTEPEYLWTKHPDYAVYRHSSNRKWFAIIMRVSGSQISLSDVDELDIINVKLPPEWITQLSGQHGFAPAYHMNKKHWLSVRLDNTLPENQILDLLKTSFAQTQ; translated from the coding sequence ATGCCCACCCAAAGAGAATGGCTTACCCAACACATCGCCAACCAATACGGCACAGAACCCGAATACCTTTGGACAAAACACCCCGATTACGCCGTATATCGCCACAGCAGTAACCGCAAATGGTTCGCCATCATCATGCGCGTTTCAGGCAGCCAAATCAGCTTAAGCGATGTGGACGAACTCGACATCATCAACGTAAAATTGCCGCCCGAATGGATAACCCAATTAAGCGGACAACACGGCTTCGCCCCAGCGTATCACATGAACAAAAAACACTGGCTCAGCGTCCGATTAGACAACACGCTGCCTGAAAACCAAATCTTAGATTTACTGAAAACCAGTTTTGCACAAACCCAGTAG
- the surE gene encoding 5'/3'-nucleotidase SurE, translating to MNILISNDDGYLSQGIALLARIAGEFANVRVVAPESNKSGVSNSLTLETPLKIRSAENGFYYVNGTPTDCIHIGLHALKDFKPDLVLSGVNHGANMGDDTLYSGTVAAATEAYLMGIPAVAFSLNSNHFSQYSNTVERAVWATLRHLLSQPPRNPILWNINIPAVQPEKLQGHKITRLGRRHHIQNVIHSTDPRGSDIYWIGPAGDIADFESDTDFAACEAGYISMTPLQIDLTAYNQLHELNHFWHDLEL from the coding sequence ATGAACATTCTCATTTCAAACGACGACGGTTACCTATCCCAAGGCATCGCCCTACTCGCCCGAATTGCAGGCGAATTTGCCAACGTCCGCGTCGTTGCTCCCGAAAGCAACAAAAGCGGCGTCAGCAACTCTCTCACACTAGAAACCCCCCTCAAAATCCGCAGCGCAGAAAACGGCTTCTATTATGTGAACGGCACACCCACCGACTGCATACACATCGGCTTACACGCCCTCAAAGATTTCAAACCCGACCTAGTGTTATCAGGCGTAAACCACGGCGCAAACATGGGCGACGACACCCTCTATTCAGGCACAGTCGCCGCCGCCACCGAAGCCTATCTCATGGGTATTCCAGCCGTAGCCTTCTCGCTCAACAGCAACCACTTCAGCCAATACAGCAACACCGTAGAACGTGCTGTATGGGCAACTTTGCGCCACCTACTCAGCCAGCCGCCGCGCAACCCAATCCTCTGGAACATCAACATTCCCGCGGTGCAGCCTGAAAAACTGCAAGGACACAAAATCACACGCTTAGGACGACGCCACCATATACAAAACGTTATCCACAGCACCGACCCACGCGGCAGCGACATCTATTGGATAGGACCCGCAGGCGACATCGCCGATTTTGAAAGCGACACCGATTTCGCCGCTTGCGAAGCAGGCTACATCAGCATGACGCCGCTACAAATCGACCTGACCGCCTACAACCAACTGCATGAACTCAACCATTTTTGGCACGATTTAGAGCTTTAA
- a CDS encoding tetratricopeptide repeat protein codes for MQTKTLLPTLIAFSLSACNTIAPNSSLKTQTPTPVYEEEKPEASIPYPTPSHQEEYEQLAMQVAKLEQKVEQLQTRVHQLEKRPVAQQPTKKQSKPQTQRTAAQPTITLSDPLVNLLETAQQQYKKGDYRAATQTLHDADSGGDGSHTAQQAMYLLLQSHQKLNNCQSVINIGQRYATRFSGSNTAAEALYSVGECQWKIQQQDIAKDTWRNLQRSYPNSSAAKRAQTKLTKYPKMERRRLADKSKK; via the coding sequence ATGCAAACCAAAACCCTACTCCCCACACTCATCGCATTCAGCCTAAGCGCATGTAACACAATCGCCCCAAATAGCAGCCTGAAAACCCAAACGCCTACCCCTGTTTACGAAGAAGAAAAGCCCGAAGCCTCAATTCCCTATCCCACACCCTCGCACCAAGAAGAATACGAACAGCTTGCCATGCAAGTCGCCAAACTTGAGCAAAAAGTAGAGCAGCTACAAACCCGCGTGCACCAGCTAGAAAAACGTCCAGTGGCCCAGCAGCCCACAAAAAAGCAATCCAAACCCCAAACCCAAAGAACCGCCGCGCAACCCACCATCACCCTATCCGACCCACTCGTAAACCTACTAGAAACCGCCCAGCAGCAATATAAAAAAGGCGATTACCGCGCCGCCACCCAAACCCTGCACGACGCAGACTCAGGCGGCGACGGCAGCCACACCGCACAGCAAGCCATGTATTTATTGCTGCAAAGCCACCAAAAACTCAACAACTGCCAAAGCGTCATCAATATCGGGCAACGCTACGCCACCCGATTTTCAGGCAGCAACACCGCCGCCGAAGCCTTGTATAGCGTAGGCGAATGCCAATGGAAAATTCAACAGCAAGACATCGCCAAAGACACATGGCGCAACCTGCAACGCAGTTATCCCAACAGCAGCGCAGCCAAACGCGCCCAAACCAAATTAACCAAATACCCCAAAATGGAGCGTCGGCGGCTCGCCGACAAATCCAAAAAGTAG
- a CDS encoding O-methyltransferase, which produces MTVHAPQFTPELLQYLHQISEPEHPILAQMRQETESHRLGKMAIAPEQAALLTWLARLMRVENYLEIGTFTGYSSTAMALALPETAKITCCDINVTFTDIAQQNWQRAGVSHKITLHLQPAIITMDEMLANGAANSFDMIFIDADKPPTPHYYHRSLKLIRSGGIIAIDNILLNGRIINPVSENSPASHAILRQFNAELAQDPRIVTLTVPLGDGLTLILKK; this is translated from the coding sequence ATGACCGTTCACGCCCCACAATTCACCCCCGAACTCCTCCAATATCTCCATCAAATCAGTGAACCCGAACACCCTATTCTCGCTCAAATGCGCCAAGAAACCGAGTCGCACCGACTGGGCAAAATGGCAATCGCCCCCGAACAAGCCGCCTTGCTGACATGGCTTGCACGACTCATGCGCGTAGAAAACTACCTAGAAATTGGCACATTCACAGGCTACAGCAGCACCGCCATGGCACTCGCGCTGCCTGAAACCGCCAAAATCACCTGCTGCGACATCAACGTAACCTTTACCGACATCGCACAGCAAAACTGGCAACGCGCAGGCGTGTCCCACAAAATCACGCTGCACCTACAGCCCGCCATCATCACGATGGACGAAATGCTTGCCAACGGCGCAGCAAATAGTTTTGACATGATTTTCATCGATGCCGACAAACCTCCTACCCCGCATTACTATCACCGCAGCCTGAAACTCATCAGAAGCGGCGGCATCATCGCCATTGACAACATTTTGCTTAACGGACGAATCATCAACCCCGTTAGCGAAAATAGCCCAGCCAGCCACGCTATTTTGCGCCAATTCAATGCCGAATTAGCCCAAGACCCAAGAATCGTCACACTCACCGTGCCGCTAGGCGACGGCTTAACCCTAATCCTAAAAAAATAA
- the ychF gene encoding redox-regulated ATPase YchF, translated as MSLKCGIVGLPNVGKSTLFNALTQSGIEAANYPFCTIEPNVGIVEVPDPRMAELAKIVNPQKMQPAIVEFVDIAGLVAGASKGEGLGNQFLANIRETDAIVNVVRCFDDDNIIHVAGKVDPIADIETIGTELALADLASVEKAVLREGKRAKAGDKDAQKLVAILEKLLPHLNEGKPVRSFGLDKEEMALIKPLFLLTAKPAMYVGNVSEDGFENNPHLARLQELAAKENAPVVAVCAAIENEIAELDADEKVEFLAEMGLEEPGLNRLIRAGYDLLGLQTYFTAGVKEVRAWTIHKGDTAPQAAGVIHTDFERGFIRAQVIAYDDFIALGGEAKAKEAGKMRAEGKEYIVQDGDVIHFLFNV; from the coding sequence ATGAGCTTAAAATGTGGCATCGTTGGTTTACCAAATGTCGGAAAATCTACTCTTTTCAACGCTTTAACGCAATCTGGTATTGAAGCAGCAAACTACCCATTCTGCACGATTGAGCCAAATGTCGGCATCGTGGAAGTGCCTGACCCACGCATGGCGGAATTAGCGAAAATCGTCAATCCACAAAAAATGCAGCCTGCAATCGTGGAATTTGTAGACATCGCTGGCTTGGTGGCGGGCGCAAGCAAAGGCGAAGGTTTAGGCAACCAATTCTTGGCAAATATCCGAGAAACAGATGCGATTGTGAACGTAGTACGTTGTTTTGATGACGATAATATTATCCACGTTGCGGGCAAAGTGGACCCAATCGCGGACATTGAAACGATTGGCACAGAATTGGCGTTGGCGGATTTGGCGAGCGTGGAAAAAGCGGTTTTGCGTGAGGGCAAACGTGCAAAAGCTGGCGATAAAGACGCGCAAAAATTGGTGGCGATTTTGGAAAAATTGTTGCCGCATTTGAATGAAGGTAAACCTGTTCGCTCGTTTGGCTTGGATAAAGAAGAAATGGCGTTGATTAAACCATTGTTTTTATTGACGGCTAAACCTGCGATGTATGTCGGCAATGTGTCAGAAGACGGCTTTGAAAATAATCCGCATTTGGCGCGTTTGCAAGAATTAGCAGCGAAAGAAAATGCGCCTGTGGTGGCAGTTTGCGCGGCAATAGAAAACGAAATTGCGGAATTAGACGCAGACGAGAAAGTGGAATTTTTAGCGGAAATGGGCTTGGAAGAACCAGGCTTGAACCGCTTGATTCGTGCTGGTTATGACTTGCTTGGCTTGCAAACGTATTTCACGGCTGGCGTGAAAGAAGTTCGCGCGTGGACAATCCACAAAGGCGACACCGCTCCGCAAGCGGCTGGCGTGATTCACACGGATTTTGAACGCGGCTTTATTCGTGCGCAAGTGATTGCTTATGATGATTTTATTGCACTGGGCGGCGAGGCAAAAGCGAAAGAAGCGGGTAAAATGCGCGCGGAAGGCAAGGAATATATTGTACAAGACGGAGATGTGATTCATTTCTTGTTTAATGTGTAA
- the argS gene encoding arginine--tRNA ligase — MKLQQTLTQQIEQAFAAAGIAGNNIALQPAKDPKFGDFQVNGVMGAAKASKQNPRELAQKVAEELQGKGVIATAEVAGPGFINLRLSPAFLAEKLSGSLKNDHLGVEQAATPKTVVIDYSSPNLAKEMHVGHLRSSIIGDSIARVLGFLGHKVVRQNHVGDWGTQFGMLVAYMVEQQKDNATFELADLEQFYRNAKVRFDEDENFANTARDYVVKLQGGDENVLALWRQFVDISLNHAEAVYRKLGLLLQRDDVAGESKYNDDLKNVVDKLTEQGLAVDDNGTKVVFLDEFANKDDEPAPFIVQKKDGGFLYSTTDLACVRYRVSQLHADRIIYVVDARQSLHFQQMFTVSRKAGWLPENVSAEHIGFGTMMGKDGKPFKTRSGDTVKLVELLDEAVERALALVKEKNPELSAETAAKIAHAVGIGAVKYADLSKNRNSDYVFDWENMLSFEGNTAPYLQYAYTRVQSVFKKAGDWNVQAAIVLQEPLEQQLAVELLKFEDVLQSVAETSFPHYLANYLYQLAALFSRFYEACPILKAEGDVRDSRLQLAKLTGATMQQGLALLGIETLDVM; from the coding sequence ATGAAACTACAACAAACCTTAACCCAACAAATTGAACAAGCCTTTGCAGCCGCAGGCATCGCAGGCAACAACATCGCCTTGCAACCCGCCAAAGACCCAAAATTCGGCGATTTCCAAGTAAACGGCGTAATGGGCGCAGCCAAAGCCAGCAAACAAAACCCACGCGAATTGGCACAAAAAGTCGCAGAAGAATTGCAAGGCAAAGGCGTGATTGCCACAGCTGAAGTCGCAGGACCAGGCTTCATCAACTTGCGCCTGTCGCCAGCATTTTTGGCAGAAAAACTTTCAGGCAGCCTGAAAAACGACCACTTGGGCGTAGAACAAGCCGCGACACCGAAAACCGTTGTGATTGACTATTCATCGCCAAACTTGGCAAAAGAGATGCACGTTGGACACTTGCGTTCTTCCATCATCGGCGACAGCATTGCGCGTGTATTGGGCTTTTTGGGACACAAAGTTGTCCGCCAAAACCACGTTGGCGACTGGGGGACACAGTTCGGTATGCTCGTTGCCTATATGGTTGAGCAGCAAAAAGACAATGCCACTTTTGAATTGGCGGACTTGGAACAGTTCTATCGCAACGCGAAAGTGCGTTTTGATGAAGACGAAAACTTTGCCAACACCGCGCGTGATTATGTGGTGAAACTGCAAGGCGGCGATGAAAACGTGTTAGCGTTATGGCGTCAATTTGTGGACATTTCTTTGAACCACGCCGAAGCGGTTTATCGCAAATTGGGTTTGCTGCTGCAACGCGATGATGTGGCTGGCGAATCTAAATACAACGATGATTTGAAAAACGTGGTGGACAAACTGACTGAGCAAGGCTTGGCAGTGGACGATAACGGCACAAAAGTGGTGTTTTTGGACGAGTTTGCCAACAAAGATGATGAACCTGCGCCGTTTATCGTGCAGAAAAAAGACGGTGGTTTCTTGTATTCCACAACGGATTTGGCGTGCGTGCGCTATCGTGTGAGCCAGTTGCACGCAGACCGCATTATTTATGTGGTTGATGCGCGTCAGTCTTTGCACTTCCAACAAATGTTTACGGTTTCGCGCAAGGCTGGTTGGCTGCCTGAAAACGTGTCGGCAGAACATATTGGCTTTGGCACGATGATGGGCAAAGATGGTAAACCGTTCAAAACGCGCTCGGGCGACACGGTGAAATTGGTGGAATTGTTGGACGAAGCGGTGGAACGCGCGTTGGCGTTGGTGAAAGAGAAAAATCCTGAATTGTCCGCAGAAACGGCGGCGAAAATCGCTCACGCAGTCGGCATTGGTGCGGTGAAATATGCGGATTTGAGCAAAAACCGTAACAGCGATTATGTGTTTGATTGGGAAAATATGTTGTCGTTTGAAGGCAATACTGCGCCTTATTTGCAATATGCTTACACGCGCGTGCAAAGTGTGTTCAAAAAAGCAGGCGATTGGAATGTTCAGGCTGCGATTGTGTTGCAAGAGCCTTTGGAACAACAGCTTGCGGTGGAATTGCTGAAATTTGAAGATGTGTTGCAAAGCGTGGCGGAAACGTCTTTCCCACATTATTTGGCGAACTATTTGTATCAGTTGGCGGCGTTGTTTAGCCGTTTCTATGAAGCGTGTCCGATTTTGAAAGCGGAAGGCGATGTGCGCGATAGTCGTTTGCAGTTGGCGAAATTGACTGGCGCGACGATGCAGCAGGGTTTGGCTTTGTTGGGGATTGAAACGCTTGATGTGATGTAA
- a CDS encoding pseudouridine synthase has product MLIALNKPYGVICQFSAHEKHRSLKEFVPVPNVYPAGRLDTDSEGLLLLTDDGKQQARIADPRNKVTKTYWAQLEGTPDEAKLALLEQPLDLGDFIAQPAQVRVLSADEVAKIWQRNPPIRERKTVPDFWAQIQIREGKNRQVRRMTAKAGFPCLRLIRVGIGRVNLFDLGLELGKWQECQTLP; this is encoded by the coding sequence ATGCTTATCGCACTCAACAAACCCTATGGCGTGATTTGCCAATTTTCAGCGCACGAAAAACATCGCAGCCTGAAAGAATTTGTCCCCGTTCCCAATGTTTACCCAGCAGGACGATTGGACACCGACAGCGAAGGTTTGCTTCTACTCACCGACGACGGCAAACAACAAGCCCGAATTGCCGACCCACGCAACAAAGTCACCAAAACCTATTGGGCGCAGCTAGAAGGCACGCCCGACGAAGCCAAACTCGCACTTTTGGAGCAACCGCTAGATTTGGGCGATTTTATCGCGCAGCCCGCACAAGTTCGCGTGTTAAGCGCAGACGAAGTGGCGAAAATCTGGCAACGCAATCCCCCTATTCGCGAACGCAAAACCGTTCCCGATTTCTGGGCGCAAATTCAAATTCGCGAAGGCAAAAACAGGCAAGTCAGGCGGATGACTGCCAAAGCAGGTTTCCCTTGTTTACGACTGATTCGTGTCGGCATTGGTCGCGTGAATCTGTTTGATTTGGGACTGGAATTGGGCAAATGGCAAGAGTGCCAAACTTTACCGTAA
- the rfbC gene encoding dTDP-4-dehydrorhamnose 3,5-epimerase: MNIIDTKIPEVKLLEPKVFGDSRGFFMETFRDNWFRENVADRMFVQENHSKSSKGVLRGLHYQTENTQGKLVRVVSGSVLDVAVDIRKSSPTFGQWVAEVLSDENKRQLWVPEGFAHGFYVLSDSAEFVYKCTDYYNPNAEHSLIWNDPTVGIDWQLDGEPNLSPKDLAGKVLAEAVTFE; the protein is encoded by the coding sequence ATGAATATCATCGACACCAAAATCCCCGAAGTAAAATTATTAGAACCCAAAGTATTTGGCGATTCACGCGGTTTTTTTATGGAAACATTCCGCGATAACTGGTTTCGCGAAAACGTCGCCGACCGCATGTTTGTGCAAGAAAATCACAGCAAATCCAGCAAAGGCGTATTGCGCGGTTTGCATTACCAAACGGAAAACACACAAGGCAAATTGGTTCGCGTGGTTTCAGGCAGCGTTTTAGATGTAGCGGTGGATATACGTAAAAGTTCGCCGACTTTCGGGCAATGGGTCGCAGAGGTTCTGTCTGATGAAAACAAACGACAACTGTGGGTGCCTGAAGGTTTCGCGCATGGTTTTTATGTGTTGAGCGACAGCGCGGAATTTGTGTATAAATGCACGGATTATTACAACCCAAACGCGGAACATTCGCTGATTTGGAACGACCCAACTGTTGGCATTGATTGGCAATTAGACGGCGAACCGAATTTGTCACCAAAAGATTTGGCTGGCAAAGTGTTAGCCGAAGCGGTTACATTTGAATAA
- the rfbD gene encoding dTDP-4-dehydrorhamnose reductase gives MKYLITGANGQVGSQLVAQLQGKADIFAADRAALDITNREAVFQAARTFRPDIIINAAAHTAVDKAESEPDLAHAINCTGAENLALAAQEVGAIVLHISTDYVFDGKGETAYRETDPVAPQSTYGKSKLAGEQAVQAACTRHIILRTAWVFGEHGNNFVKTMLRLGASRDTLGVVANQFGSPTYAGDIAAALIAMAAQLANQQDSEKFGVYHFSGSPYVSWHGFASEIFTQAAAQGVLAKSPTINAITTADYPTPAVRPANSRLDCGKVQAAFGIAPSDWRKALLNLKDYVQAA, from the coding sequence ATGAAATACTTAATCACGGGCGCAAACGGACAAGTCGGCAGCCAATTAGTCGCGCAATTACAAGGCAAAGCCGACATTTTCGCCGCCGACCGCGCCGCGCTAGACATTACCAACCGCGAAGCTGTTTTTCAGGCAGCGCGAACATTCCGCCCCGACATCATCATCAACGCCGCCGCCCACACGGCTGTGGACAAAGCCGAAAGCGAACCCGATTTAGCCCACGCGATTAACTGCACAGGCGCGGAAAATCTCGCCCTTGCCGCGCAAGAAGTTGGCGCAATCGTCTTGCACATTTCCACAGACTATGTATTTGACGGCAAAGGCGAAACCGCCTACCGCGAAACCGACCCAGTCGCACCGCAAAGCACTTACGGCAAAAGCAAATTGGCTGGCGAACAAGCCGTTCAGGCTGCCTGCACGCGACACATTATTTTGCGAACCGCGTGGGTGTTTGGCGAACACGGCAACAATTTTGTGAAAACCATGCTGCGTTTGGGCGCAAGCCGCGACACGTTGGGCGTGGTTGCCAACCAATTCGGCAGCCCGACTTATGCTGGCGACATCGCGGCGGCGTTGATTGCGATGGCGGCACAGCTTGCTAATCAACAAGATAGCGAAAAATTTGGTGTGTACCATTTTTCAGGCAGCCCTTATGTTTCGTGGCACGGTTTCGCCAGCGAGATTTTCACACAAGCAGCGGCGCAAGGTGTGTTAGCCAAATCGCCTACGATCAACGCCATCACAACTGCAGATTACCCTACCCCTGCGGTGCGCCCTGCCAATTCGCGTTTGGATTGCGGCAAAGTGCAAGCTGCTTTTGGGATTGCGCCTAGCGATTGGCGTAAGGCATTGTTAAACTTGAAAGATTACGTTCAGGCAGCCTGA
- a CDS encoding 50S ribosome-binding protein YggL, with protein MMPIYHRSISNHRLKKLNSRQRKKFHLGEFTCLDFSVKGALLPKFHNTKSTTLFMDNLIDFIENHKIHMGGSIHLENGDFELIFDHKRTLTLQDKDLIINWLMKRYDVAQLVSSDLFNAYYGDVSAYEIYPHIHK; from the coding sequence ATGATGCCCATTTATCATCGCTCAATTAGCAACCACCGATTGAAAAAACTTAATTCTCGCCAACGCAAAAAATTTCATTTAGGCGAATTTACTTGCCTAGATTTCAGCGTAAAAGGTGCGCTGCTGCCTAAATTTCATAATACAAAATCAACGACTTTGTTTATGGATAATCTTATTGATTTTATTGAAAATCATAAAATTCACATGGGCGGCAGTATTCATTTAGAAAATGGCGATTTTGAATTGATTTTTGACCACAAGCGAACTTTAACGCTGCAAGATAAAGATTTGATAATCAACTGGTTAATGAAACGGTACGATGTCGCGCAGTTGGTATCAAGCGATTTATTTAATGCTTATTATGGCGATGTGTCAGCCTACGAAATTTATCCACATATTCACAAATAA
- the rfbA gene encoding glucose-1-phosphate thymidylyltransferase RfbA: protein MKGIVLAGGSGTRLYPITRGTSKQLLPVYDKPMIYYPISTLMLAEIRDMLVITTPEDNASFRRLLGNGSDFGVNIQYAIQPRPDGLAQAFLIGEEFIGDDSVCLVLGDNIFYGQSFTQMLKTATERKHGATVFAYQVKDPERFGVVEFDENQCALSIEEKPSKPKSDYAVTGLYFYDNRVVEMAKQVKPSARGELEITTLNEMYLQDGSLNVQVLGRGFAWLDTGTHESLHDAAAFVRTIQNVQNLQVACLEEIAWRNGWLSSDKIRALAEPMKKNEYGQYLLRLVNQ from the coding sequence ATGAAGGGCATCGTATTAGCAGGCGGTAGCGGCACTCGCCTTTATCCGATTACACGCGGCACGTCTAAACAGCTTTTGCCTGTTTATGATAAACCGATGATTTATTACCCGATTTCTACGCTGATGCTCGCAGAAATCCGCGATATGCTTGTGATTACTACGCCCGAAGACAACGCCAGTTTTCGGCGATTATTGGGCAATGGCAGCGATTTTGGCGTGAATATTCAATACGCGATTCAGCCCCGCCCTGACGGTTTAGCGCAAGCGTTTTTGATTGGCGAAGAATTTATTGGCGATGACAGCGTGTGTTTGGTGTTGGGCGACAATATTTTTTATGGTCAATCGTTTACGCAAATGCTCAAAACCGCCACAGAACGCAAGCACGGCGCAACCGTATTCGCCTACCAAGTGAAAGACCCTGAACGCTTTGGCGTAGTGGAATTTGACGAAAACCAATGCGCTTTGTCTATTGAAGAAAAACCGTCTAAACCGAAATCGGATTACGCCGTTACAGGCTTGTATTTTTACGATAATCGCGTTGTGGAAATGGCGAAACAGGTCAAACCGTCTGCGCGTGGCGAATTGGAAATTACCACGCTCAACGAGATGTATTTGCAAGACGGCAGCCTGAATGTGCAGGTTTTGGGGCGCGGTTTTGCGTGGTTGGACACAGGCACGCATGAAAGTTTGCACGATGCGGCGGCGTTTGTTCGCACGATTCAGAATGTGCAAAATCTGCAAGTGGCGTGTTTGGAAGAGATTGCGTGGCGCAATGGTTGGTTATCGTCTGACAAAATCCGCGCATTAGCCGAGCCGATGAAGAAAAATGAATATGGGCAGTATTTGTTGCGCTTGGTTAATCAATAA
- the rfbB gene encoding dTDP-glucose 4,6-dehydratase, translating into MMKILVTGGAGFIGSAVIRHIINDTPDSVVNLDKLTYAGNLENLASVSGSSRYVFEQVDICDRAELDRVFAQHQPDAVMHLAAESHVDRSIDSAGKFIQTNIIGTFTLLEAARKYWQTMQPEKRAKFRFHHISTDEVYGDLHGTDDLFTETTPYAPSSPYSASKASSDHLVRAWLRTYGLPTIVTNCSNNYGCFHFPEKLIPLMILNALNGKPLPVYGNGLQIRDWLYVEDHARALYQVVTRGEIGETYNIGGFNEKTNISVVQTICQLLEELAPNKPQCVAHYADLITHVTDRAGHDVRYAIDARKIERELGWKPQETFETGIRKTVKWYLANREWCNRVLDGSYQLERLGLGK; encoded by the coding sequence ATTATGAAAATCCTAGTAACAGGCGGCGCAGGCTTTATCGGCTCTGCGGTCATCCGCCACATCATCAACGACACGCCAGACAGCGTAGTCAATTTAGACAAACTCACTTACGCAGGCAATTTGGAAAACCTTGCCAGTGTTTCAGGCAGCTCGCGTTATGTGTTTGAGCAAGTGGACATTTGCGACCGCGCCGAATTAGACCGCGTGTTTGCACAACATCAACCCGATGCCGTGATGCACCTAGCCGCTGAAAGCCATGTAGACCGCAGTATTGACAGCGCAGGCAAATTTATCCAAACCAATATCATCGGCACATTCACATTATTGGAAGCAGCGCGAAAATATTGGCAAACCATGCAGCCTGAAAAACGCGCAAAATTCCGTTTTCATCACATTTCCACCGATGAAGTCTATGGCGATTTGCACGGCACAGATGATTTATTCACGGAAACCACGCCTTACGCGCCAAGTTCGCCGTATTCCGCCAGCAAAGCCAGCAGCGACCATTTAGTCCGCGCATGGTTACGCACTTATGGCTTGCCTACGATTGTTACCAACTGCTCAAACAATTATGGCTGCTTCCATTTCCCTGAAAAATTGATTCCGTTGATGATTTTGAACGCATTGAACGGCAAACCATTACCTGTTTACGGCAACGGCTTGCAAATCCGCGACTGGTTGTATGTGGAAGACCACGCTCGCGCTTTGTATCAAGTGGTCACACGCGGCGAAATCGGTGAAACCTACAACATCGGCGGTTTCAACGAGAAAACCAATATTTCAGTCGTGCAAACCATTTGCCAATTATTAGAAGAACTTGCGCCAAACAAACCGCAATGCGTGGCGCATTATGCTGATTTGATTACGCACGTTACCGACCGCGCAGGGCATGACGTTCGTTACGCGATTGACGCACGCAAAATTGAACGCGAATTGGGTTGGAAACCGCAAGAAACATTTGAAACAGGCATTCGCAAAACCGTTAAATGGTATTTGGCAAACCGCGAATGGTGTAATCGCGTGTTGGACGGTTCGTATCAATTAGAGCGTTTAGGCTTAGGGAAATAA
- a CDS encoding ParB/RepB/Spo0J family partition protein, producing the protein MSQKPKGGLGRGLDSLIALSGSLNNMEDGDRLTNVPVEAVRVGRYQARVQIDDAALHELAESIKAQGIIQPVIVREYGLDGYELIAGERRWRAAQLAGLAEIPVVVKQINDKSAMAMGLIENIQRENLNPIEEAQGFRRLIDEFELTHEAVAEAVGRSRSAITNSLRLLKLPEPVQEMLFSRDLEMGHARALLSLPVNEQLDVAQKAVKNGWSVRETEKRGQSLLQGKQPEKVARIDPDIVRIEEELTEKLGLVVQIKTRDRKKGSVVIQFDSVDGFERLLNQLGIKSNS; encoded by the coding sequence ATGTCTCAAAAGCCTAAGGGTGGTTTGGGTAGGGGTTTGGATTCGCTGATTGCGCTTTCAGGCAGCCTGAATAATATGGAAGATGGCGACCGTTTGACGAATGTGCCTGTGGAGGCGGTTCGTGTGGGGCGTTATCAGGCGCGTGTGCAGATTGATGATGCGGCTTTGCATGAGTTGGCGGAATCGATTAAGGCGCAGGGGATTATTCAGCCTGTGATTGTGCGTGAATATGGTTTGGACGGCTATGAGTTGATTGCTGGGGAACGCCGTTGGCGTGCGGCGCAGTTGGCTGGATTGGCAGAAATTCCTGTGGTGGTGAAGCAAATCAATGATAAGTCTGCGATGGCGATGGGCTTGATTGAGAATATTCAGCGCGAGAATTTGAATCCGATTGAGGAGGCGCAGGGCTTTCGCCGTTTGATTGATGAGTTTGAATTGACGCATGAGGCGGTAGCGGAAGCGGTTGGGCGTAGCCGTAGTGCGATTACGAATAGTCTGCGTTTGCTGAAGTTGCCTGAGCCTGTGCAGGAAATGTTGTTTAGCCGTGATTTGGAAATGGGACACGCGCGTGCGTTGTTGAGTTTGCCTGTGAATGAGCAGCTTGATGTGGCGCAGAAGGCGGTGAAAAATGGCTGGTCGGTGCGCGAAACGGAAAAGCGTGGGCAATCTCTGTTGCAAGGTAAGCAGCCTGAAAAAGTGGCAAGAATTGACCCTGATATTGTGCGAATTGAAGAAGAGCTGACTGAGAAGTTGGGCTTGGTGGTGCAGATTAAGACGCGCGATAGGAAGAAGGGGAGTGTAGTTATTCAGTTTGATTCTGTGGATGGGTTTGAGCGATTATTGAATCAATTAGGTATAAAATCAAATAGTTAA